From the Sphingobacteruim zhuxiongii genome, the window CTTGCACATGACGCTTGGAGATAATCATCGTTTCAAATGGCCATGCCGCCCAAAATGGAACTAAAGCCACAAAAAACTCATTGTTAACAACTATGCGCTCATCTTTTTTGAGTTCTAGCTCTAGATAGTTTGATAACAAGCTTTTCTGATGTTTCTCAAAATAAGCTTGTTGTTGCCTATTCTCTTTCAATATTTCTACGGGCAGGCTACTCTCGGCCCAAATTTGTCCATGTGGATGCGGATTACTACAGCCCATGATAGCACCTTTGTTCTCAAAGATCTGAATATAGTTAATCCAGCTTTCTTGACTAAGTTCTATAAACTCCTTTTGCCATAAATCAACAACCTTTTTGATATCATCAGTTTCCATCTCCGGAAGCGTAAGATCATGTCGCGGACTGAAAGCGATAACCTTACAAATTCCTCGTTCGGTTTCGGCTATAAGCAAATCTTCTTCGTTCACTGTGGCCTTCTCCGTGTCCACTAGTAAAGCAGAAAAGTCATTTATAAAAACAAAACTATCTGAGTATTTAGGATTTAAAGTGCCATCAGCACGCTGATTT encodes:
- a CDS encoding UDP-glucose--hexose-1-phosphate uridylyltransferase, with the translated sequence MPEPLINEHPHKRLNLLTGEFILVSPHRSKRPWQGQIEETATDSRPAYDPSCYLCPGNQRADGTLNPKYSDSFVFINDFSALLVDTEKATVNEEDLLIAETERGICKVIAFSPRHDLTLPEMETDDIKKVVDLWQKEFIELSQESWINYIQIFENKGAIMGCSNPHPHGQIWAESSLPVEILKENRQQQAYFEKHQKSLLSNYLELELKKDERIVVNNEFFVALVPFWAAWPFETMIISKRHVQDISQFTEDEKIDFAKTLKELTVRYDNIFKTSFPYSAGMHQAPVNLGEQKHWHWHMHFYPPLLRSASVKKFMVGYEMLANPQRDITAERAAEMIKQQSTIHYKAQ